A window from Gemmatimonadaceae bacterium encodes these proteins:
- a CDS encoding ATP-binding protein translates to MASAAHSHAVQFYESDEFLVETVANFLADGFRAGRPAVVIATDEHRQSLAVALSARGYDVGDLGRRGMSRFLDAQEMLNSLLVNGMPDRARFENTVGRLVRDVAAQTRREPCAYGEMVSVLWDEDKRDAALALEDLWNAFAQRERFELLCGYGMGGFGDAEDAAAFKRVCDAHTHVHPTEMYGARDERERLAEISQLQQRARALEAELVRRVQLEQEREELLARERAARAEAEQARIVAEQANRAKSQFLAVMSHELRTPLNAIGGYTELLDMGIHGAVSEAQRDALERIQRSQRHLLGLINQVLNYARLESGNVRYNVCDVPLCEVARTVESLILPQLSAKRLQFEFKTCRPEPVARADVEKVQQILLNLLANAVRFTDEGGRIGLEYTVTAQNVVAEIRDTGIGIPPEKHEAVFEPFVQVDTNYTRSRDGVGLGLSISRDLARGMGGDITLSSGLGAGSRFSLTLPRAATAR, encoded by the coding sequence ATGGCATCTGCCGCGCACTCCCACGCGGTCCAGTTCTACGAGAGCGATGAATTCCTGGTCGAGACCGTGGCGAACTTTCTCGCCGACGGCTTTCGCGCCGGCCGCCCCGCGGTCGTTATCGCCACTGACGAGCATCGACAATCACTTGCCGTCGCGCTGAGCGCGCGCGGCTACGACGTCGGCGACCTGGGCCGGCGCGGCATGTCGCGTTTTCTCGACGCGCAGGAAATGCTGAATTCGCTCCTGGTAAACGGCATGCCGGACCGGGCGCGTTTCGAGAATACCGTGGGCCGGCTCGTTCGCGACGTCGCGGCGCAAACCCGCCGGGAGCCGTGCGCTTACGGCGAAATGGTCAGTGTGCTGTGGGACGAGGACAAACGCGACGCGGCTCTGGCGCTCGAGGATCTCTGGAATGCATTCGCGCAGCGCGAGCGGTTCGAGCTTCTCTGCGGCTACGGCATGGGCGGCTTCGGCGATGCCGAGGACGCGGCCGCGTTCAAGCGTGTCTGCGACGCGCATACGCACGTGCACCCGACCGAGATGTACGGCGCGCGCGACGAGCGTGAACGCCTCGCGGAAATATCGCAGCTGCAGCAGCGCGCCCGCGCGCTCGAGGCGGAGCTGGTCCGTCGCGTGCAACTCGAACAGGAACGCGAAGAACTGCTGGCCCGCGAACGCGCGGCGCGCGCCGAAGCCGAGCAGGCGCGCATCGTCGCCGAGCAGGCGAATCGGGCGAAGAGCCAGTTCCTCGCGGTGATGAGCCATGAGCTGCGTACGCCGCTGAACGCCATCGGCGGCTACACGGAGCTGCTCGACATGGGCATTCACGGCGCCGTGAGCGAGGCGCAGCGCGACGCGCTCGAGCGCATTCAGCGCAGCCAGCGGCATCTGCTCGGGCTCATCAATCAGGTGCTGAACTACGCGCGCCTCGAGTCGGGGAATGTGCGCTATAACGTGTGCGACGTTCCGCTGTGCGAGGTCGCGCGGACCGTCGAGTCGCTGATTCTGCCGCAACTCAGCGCCAAGCGGCTGCAGTTCGAGTTCAAGACCTGCCGCCCCGAACCGGTCGCGCGGGCGGACGTCGAAAAGGTGCAGCAGATTCTGCTCAACCTGCTCGCGAACGCGGTGCGCTTCACCGATGAGGGAGGGCGAATCGGCCTCGAGTACACCGTCACGGCGCAGAACGTGGTCGCCGAGATTCGCGATACCGGCATCGGCATTCCGCCGGAAAAGCACGAGGCCGTGTTCGAGCCGTTCGTGCAGGTCGACACCAACTACACGCGCTCGCGCGACGGGGTCGGGCTCGGCCTATCCATTAGCCGAGATCTGGCGCGCGGTATGGGTGGCGACATCACGCTCTCGAGCGGGCTGGGTGCGGGCTCGAGGTTCTCGCTGACCCTGCCGCGCGCCGCGACGGCTCGCTAA
- a CDS encoding cyanophycinase yields the protein MSLIKRAVALIAVAAPACLFAQTSHRAAAPATKVGPPHGTVIVVGGGSMGPEVYNAFIQAAGGPNALIVLVPTAGGDTAYAQNYSGTRGWRAAGARNLYVLHTTNRTLADADSFVKVLDKAGGVWFDGGRQFHLVDSYAGTKTEKAFNDVLARGGVIAGSSAGASILGDFLVRGAPSNNNMIMDDPSHEKGFAYLRGVGIDQHVVARERLADLADSIVPKYPNLLAISEDEGTAWLVKGDTARIIGRNKAFVYNAKDKNDAGKPFITLYPGDRFNLATRRVMHRASSDAPFKIAYIDSLFKKYSDTASGATVLVAQNGEVFADKSYGIPPQAKYMPTTTVPEFSLEGLGSIINGICDQLATQRTTAAATTDSAAPAATPGATQAGRGRGGRGGPPMTALQSCVARGVSTPIGMHKTNATADGRIMSDVDELYRLSLGLENPRTYARDTTVHFNEGQGWTSDTYKGVARFTAYGTPDGKRNAYVRIPSKHATIIVLTNDEHADAKAIADGITDRLVGRATR from the coding sequence ATGTCGCTCATCAAACGTGCGGTCGCCCTGATTGCGGTCGCCGCACCCGCCTGTCTTTTCGCGCAGACCTCGCATCGCGCCGCTGCTCCCGCCACCAAAGTTGGACCGCCTCACGGGACGGTGATCGTCGTCGGCGGCGGCTCGATGGGGCCGGAGGTCTACAACGCATTCATTCAGGCCGCGGGCGGTCCGAATGCGCTCATCGTGCTCGTGCCCACCGCGGGCGGCGACACGGCATACGCGCAGAACTATTCGGGCACGCGCGGTTGGCGCGCCGCCGGAGCCAGGAATCTCTACGTGCTGCACACCACGAACCGCACGCTCGCGGATGCCGACAGCTTCGTGAAGGTGCTCGACAAGGCGGGCGGCGTGTGGTTCGACGGCGGCCGGCAGTTCCATCTCGTGGATTCGTACGCCGGTACCAAGACGGAGAAAGCGTTCAACGACGTGCTGGCGCGCGGCGGCGTGATCGCCGGTTCGTCGGCCGGCGCATCGATTCTCGGCGACTTCCTCGTACGCGGCGCGCCGTCGAACAACAACATGATCATGGACGACCCCAGCCACGAGAAGGGCTTTGCGTATCTGCGCGGCGTGGGAATCGACCAGCACGTCGTGGCGCGCGAGCGATTGGCCGATCTCGCCGACTCGATCGTGCCGAAGTACCCGAACCTGCTCGCGATCTCCGAGGACGAGGGGACGGCGTGGCTCGTCAAGGGCGACACCGCGCGGATCATCGGGCGCAACAAGGCGTTCGTCTACAACGCCAAGGACAAGAACGACGCCGGGAAGCCGTTCATCACGCTGTATCCGGGCGACCGCTTCAATCTGGCGACGCGGCGAGTGATGCACCGCGCGTCGAGTGACGCGCCATTCAAGATTGCTTATATCGATTCGCTCTTTAAGAAATACTCGGACACCGCCTCGGGCGCGACGGTGCTCGTCGCGCAGAACGGCGAGGTGTTCGCCGACAAGTCGTACGGCATTCCCCCGCAAGCGAAGTACATGCCCACGACCACCGTGCCCGAGTTCTCGCTCGAGGGACTCGGCAGCATCATCAACGGGATCTGCGATCAGCTGGCGACGCAGCGCACCACGGCCGCCGCGACGACGGACAGCGCCGCGCCGGCGGCCACGCCGGGGGCCACGCAGGCCGGCCGGGGACGCGGCGGACGCGGCGGGCCGCCGATGACCGCGCTGCAGTCGTGCGTCGCGCGCGGCGTCTCGACGCCGATCGGCATGCACAAGACCAACGCCACGGCCGACGGCCGGATCATGTCCGACGTGGACGAGCTCTATCGCCTCTCGCTCGGCCTCGAGAATCCGCGGACCTACGCGCGCGATACCACCGTCCATTTCAATGAAGGCCAGGGCTGGACCAGCGACACCTACAAGGGCGTGGCGCGCTTCACGGCGTACGGAACGCCGGACGGCAAGCGCAACGCCTACGTTCGCATTCCGTCCAAGCATGCGACGATCATCGTGTTGACGAACGACGAACACGCCGACGCGAAGGCGATTGCCGACGGGATTACCGATCGCCTGGTAGGCCGCGCGACGAGATAG
- a CDS encoding CHASE3 domain-containing protein → MPDRRRRNRLTRRLAVFGPAAIVVFTGGLAYTALRREIILRDLVLHTRDVMDASSDLETSLLSAETGQRGYLLTHDTSFLTPYRGAPQRAERALQRLEMLTRDNPRQQARLDTLHARITRRLDVLDSTVASERAGQTNLTAGIISHGPGRSLMTDIHRLIDSVAAEEERLFTIRKADDTRSTEIQGAVILLGTLAAGLLAFFVNRNLDRALADRRRALTDSQTALRLAEESERRAERLQAATEAFTGALSMSEVIQLIVDQTVTALGAHSGALAVVDGAQLRFVALRDIKVSQVGATVPLDADMPMTAAARLAEPVLVESEEEMRQRFPRIRATHETEGVKSIAAYPFIAEQKVVGVLLMRFATGHALSAGDRAFMSAMSRIATETFERARLFEAERGARAAAESANRAKAAFLASMSHELRTPLNAALGFASLVRSGVYGEVNEQQAEALSRVERSQTHLARLIDDILDFARLEAGRVRFRVEPVRVMDVIGDLAPLVEPQATAKKIELALISPPETFCVTADRQRLQQILVNLVGNAIKFTPEAGVIRVAAREYGDKALIQVRDTGVGIPADRLQSIFEPFVQVDDGLTRTASGTGLGLAISRDLARSMGGDLVVESELGKGSTFSVVLPMAAAH, encoded by the coding sequence ATGCCCGATCGTCGTCGCCGCAATCGGCTGACCCGAAGACTCGCCGTCTTCGGGCCGGCCGCGATCGTCGTCTTCACGGGCGGCCTCGCCTACACGGCGCTCCGGCGCGAAATCATTCTGCGCGATCTCGTCCTGCACACGCGCGACGTCATGGACGCGTCGTCCGATCTCGAGACATCGCTGCTGTCCGCGGAGACGGGACAGCGCGGGTATCTGCTGACGCACGACACGTCATTTCTCACACCCTATCGCGGCGCCCCGCAGCGGGCCGAACGCGCGCTGCAGCGGCTCGAGATGCTGACCCGCGACAATCCAAGGCAGCAGGCGCGGCTCGACACGCTGCACGCCCGCATCACGCGCCGTCTCGACGTGCTCGATTCCACGGTTGCATCCGAACGCGCGGGACAGACCAATCTCACGGCCGGCATCATCTCGCATGGTCCGGGGCGCAGTCTGATGACCGACATTCACCGGCTCATCGATAGCGTCGCCGCCGAAGAAGAGCGGCTGTTCACCATTCGGAAGGCCGACGATACGCGCTCCACAGAGATTCAGGGCGCGGTAATTCTTCTCGGAACGCTGGCCGCCGGCCTGCTCGCGTTCTTCGTCAACCGAAATCTGGATCGCGCGCTCGCCGATCGCCGTCGCGCGCTGACGGATTCACAAACCGCGCTGCGCCTCGCGGAAGAATCGGAGCGCCGCGCCGAACGATTGCAGGCCGCGACCGAGGCGTTCACCGGCGCGCTCTCCATGTCCGAAGTCATTCAGCTCATCGTCGATCAAACCGTCACCGCGCTCGGCGCGCATTCGGGCGCGCTCGCCGTCGTCGACGGCGCTCAGCTGCGCTTCGTCGCGCTGCGCGACATCAAGGTGAGCCAGGTCGGCGCGACGGTCCCGCTCGACGCCGACATGCCCATGACCGCCGCGGCGCGCCTCGCCGAGCCGGTGCTCGTCGAGAGCGAGGAAGAGATGCGACAGCGGTTTCCGCGGATTCGCGCGACCCACGAGACCGAAGGCGTCAAGTCGATCGCGGCGTATCCGTTCATCGCCGAGCAAAAAGTCGTTGGTGTGTTGCTCATGCGCTTCGCCACCGGGCACGCCCTGTCGGCGGGCGACCGCGCGTTCATGAGCGCGATGTCACGCATCGCGACGGAAACGTTCGAGCGCGCGCGGCTCTTCGAGGCCGAGCGCGGCGCGCGCGCCGCCGCGGAGTCGGCGAATCGCGCGAAGGCGGCGTTCCTCGCGTCGATGAGCCACGAGCTGCGCACGCCGCTCAACGCGGCGCTCGGCTTTGCATCGCTCGTGCGCTCCGGCGTCTACGGCGAAGTGAACGAGCAGCAGGCCGAAGCGCTCAGTCGCGTCGAACGTAGTCAAACCCACCTGGCGCGCCTGATCGACGACATTCTCGATTTTGCGCGGCTCGAGGCGGGACGCGTACGCTTCAGAGTCGAGCCGGTGCGCGTCATGGACGTCATCGGCGATCTGGCGCCGCTCGTCGAACCGCAGGCGACGGCAAAGAAAATCGAGCTCGCGCTGATCTCACCGCCGGAAACGTTCTGTGTCACCGCCGATCGGCAGCGGTTGCAGCAAATTCTCGTGAACCTCGTCGGCAACGCGATCAAGTTCACGCCCGAGGCGGGTGTCATTCGCGTCGCCGCGCGCGAGTACGGTGACAAGGCGTTGATCCAGGTGCGCGATACCGGCGTCGGCATACCCGCCGATCGGCTGCAGTCGATCTTCGAGCCGTTCGTGCAGGTGGACGACGGCCTCACGCGCACCGCGAGCGGCACGGGGCTCGGTCTGGCGATCAGCCGCGACCTCGCGCGCTCGATGGGCGGCGATCTCGTCGTCGAGAGCGAGCTCGGCAAAGGCTCGACGTTCTCGGTGGTGCTGCCGATGGCCGCCGCGCACTGA
- a CDS encoding alpha/beta hydrolase, whose protein sequence is MIMASYGDRDLRPRLATLDVPLLVVHGEQESIPMDLVQEWVTSMPHGRASLLEVPRAAHFTYAERPDVVWPAVEKFLSDTRGGGTK, encoded by the coding sequence GTGATCATGGCCTCGTATGGTGATCGGGACCTCAGGCCTCGGCTCGCGACGCTCGACGTTCCGCTGCTGGTGGTGCACGGTGAACAGGAGTCGATCCCGATGGACCTCGTCCAAGAGTGGGTGACGTCGATGCCGCACGGTCGCGCGTCGCTCCTCGAGGTTCCGCGGGCGGCCCACTTCACCTACGCCGAGCGGCCGGACGTCGTGTGGCCCGCGGTCGAGAAATTCTTGTCTGACACTCGTGGAGGGGGGACGAAATGA
- a CDS encoding GlsB/YeaQ/YmgE family stress response membrane protein produces the protein MIWMIIVGIIAGFLAGKVMNGSGYGILMDLLLGVAGGIVGGFVLGLVGIGARGLIGSILVATFGAVLLIWIVRQFRANRGTI, from the coding sequence ATGATCTGGATGATCATCGTGGGAATCATCGCCGGATTTCTCGCCGGCAAGGTGATGAACGGGTCCGGCTACGGCATCCTGATGGACCTCCTGCTCGGCGTCGCCGGCGGTATCGTTGGCGGATTCGTGCTGGGTCTCGTCGGCATCGGCGCGCGCGGACTCATTGGCTCCATTCTGGTCGCGACGTTCGGCGCGGTGCTGCTGATCTGGATCGTTCGGCAATTCCGGGCCAATCGCGGAACCATCTGA
- a CDS encoding response regulator transcription factor, with product MWRTILLYGFLGGVLIVALDLTEYRFLVVEHSLEIYGGIVAAVFAALGIWLGLKMTGRKTEKEIVVVRETTPFVMNQARLEQLGITPREHEILTHIAAGLSNREIAEKLFVSENTVKTHSSRLFDKLNARRRTQAVQIAKEHGLIA from the coding sequence ATGTGGCGAACCATCCTGCTCTATGGCTTCCTCGGCGGCGTGCTCATCGTAGCGCTCGACCTCACCGAGTATCGCTTTCTGGTCGTCGAGCACTCGCTCGAGATCTACGGCGGCATTGTTGCCGCCGTCTTCGCGGCGCTCGGCATCTGGTTGGGGCTCAAGATGACCGGGCGCAAAACGGAAAAGGAAATCGTCGTCGTGCGCGAGACGACGCCGTTCGTCATGAACCAGGCGCGACTCGAGCAGTTGGGCATCACGCCGCGCGAACACGAGATTCTCACGCACATCGCGGCGGGTTTGAGCAACCGCGAGATCGCCGAAAAGCTGTTCGTGAGCGAGAATACCGTGAAGACGCATTCCAGCCGTCTGTTCGACAAGCTCAACGCCCGCCGGCGTACCCAGGCCGTTCAGATCGCGAAAGAGCACGGTCTCATCGCCTGA
- a CDS encoding DUF4199 domain-containing protein codes for MKKIVWTFGLISGAVMAVFMMATMPFIDDLGHGSLGWLVGYAGMVAAFLLIYFGVRSYRDNVLGGTIGFGRAFGTGLLIAVIASLCYVATWEVIYYKFMPNFYAKYGQSMVEQARKDGKSDAEVAKIRANMDTMVQRVENPLFVTAATFAEPFPVGFIFALVSAGVLRRKRREHGAELAVA; via the coding sequence ATGAAAAAAATCGTTTGGACGTTCGGCCTGATCTCCGGCGCGGTCATGGCGGTGTTCATGATGGCAACGATGCCCTTCATCGACGACCTCGGACACGGAAGTCTGGGTTGGCTCGTCGGTTATGCCGGCATGGTCGCGGCCTTCCTGCTGATCTACTTCGGCGTACGTTCGTATCGCGACAACGTACTTGGCGGAACGATCGGCTTCGGACGCGCGTTCGGCACCGGTCTGCTCATCGCCGTGATCGCCAGTCTGTGCTACGTCGCGACCTGGGAAGTGATCTATTACAAGTTCATGCCGAACTTCTATGCGAAGTATGGGCAGTCGATGGTCGAGCAGGCGCGCAAGGACGGAAAGAGTGACGCCGAAGTCGCAAAGATCCGCGCCAACATGGACACGATGGTCCAGCGCGTCGAGAATCCGCTCTTCGTGACCGCCGCCACGTTCGCCGAGCCGTTTCCGGTGGGCTTCATCTTCGCGCTCGTGTCGGCGGGCGTGCTGCGCCGCAAGCGCCGCGAGCACGGTGCCGAACTGGCGGTGGCTTGA
- a CDS encoding VOC family protein: MERVLGVGGVFFRARDPKALAAWYEQHLGIPKVPDSTGGEPWQTEAGVTAFSPFAQTSKYFGRDEQQWMLNFRVRDLAAMVAQLRAANIEVSEPESYPNLGSFARTHDPEGNPIELWEPDA, encoded by the coding sequence ATGGAACGCGTACTTGGTGTCGGCGGCGTGTTCTTCCGCGCGCGCGATCCGAAGGCCTTGGCGGCGTGGTACGAGCAGCATCTCGGCATTCCGAAGGTGCCCGACAGCACCGGCGGAGAGCCGTGGCAGACGGAAGCGGGAGTAACGGCCTTCTCGCCGTTCGCGCAAACCTCGAAGTATTTCGGCCGCGATGAACAGCAGTGGATGCTCAACTTCCGCGTGCGCGACCTCGCGGCGATGGTCGCGCAGCTGCGCGCCGCGAACATCGAGGTGTCGGAGCCGGAGTCGTATCCGAATCTTGGCAGTTTCGCCCGGACGCACGATCCGGAGGGGAATCCGATCGAGTTGTGGGAGCCGGACGCGTAG
- a CDS encoding ABC transporter permease: MDTILQDLRYAGRKLLRAPGFTIIAVATLALAIGATTAVYSIVDGVLLEPLPFRAPQELVRLQSTGRDGKPFPLSPSDYLDYKDLATTFTDMAQFSVGFTNFATTSGDPVRLDRLVVGPSFFSVLGLAPVRGRFFASNEGAPGVPNVVVISEKLWRSRFASSPSVIGQTIMLDERPATIIGVAPSTASYPQPSDVWTPKVYQPSADASMRGMHSFFALARVKPGVSIARARDEVKTIAKRLGEQFPQLDSEFGADVMPIQEQLVGNLRPTLFSLLGAVAFVLLIACANVANLLLVRASSRSSEMAVRTALGAGTSRIVRQLVTESLLLSLAGAAIGVALATWAVTILVSFGPRLLPRLQDVSVNGRALGVTALVAVVTGIVFGLVPALYTARPDIASMLRESVRGSSKGGVHRMRSALVVAELALAVVLLVGAGLLIKSFVTLLHVDLGFRTENVVTFDLPLPPAKYATDASRIAIANDVMARIRALPGTQAIGVTAGRPLARSLTMTNFDVVGEPVKDPMHRTITEVHATSPAFFDAMGMTLKQGRFFTEAENRRDAPGALVVNAEFARAYFGRVSPVGKHIILGIGYNEPLTPGDTNGVTGEIVGIVGDVKQRGLSTDAFPEVYVPFNALPGGLVSVVVRTQAQANTLEAAVRRQVAQIDPRLPVVGMNTMSHVVADSVAQPRFYMLLLSAFAIIALALAAIGIYGVISYTVAQRAREIGIRIALGASRERVLRLVLGEGLTLTVLGVGLGLAAAFALTRLIRSMLFGVQAVDVLTFVAVALSLVVVALLASWLPARRAAAVDPLVAMRVE, from the coding sequence ATGGACACCATTCTGCAGGATCTTCGCTACGCGGGCCGCAAGCTGTTGCGCGCGCCGGGCTTTACGATCATCGCCGTGGCGACGCTCGCGCTGGCTATCGGCGCAACGACCGCCGTGTACTCCATCGTCGACGGCGTGCTCCTCGAGCCGCTGCCGTTTCGCGCGCCGCAGGAGCTCGTGCGCCTTCAGTCCACCGGCCGCGACGGAAAGCCGTTTCCGTTGTCGCCGTCCGACTATCTCGACTACAAGGATCTGGCGACGACGTTCACCGACATGGCGCAGTTCAGTGTCGGCTTCACGAACTTCGCAACGACGTCCGGCGATCCCGTGCGTCTCGATCGCCTCGTCGTCGGTCCCAGCTTTTTCTCGGTGCTCGGCCTCGCGCCCGTGCGCGGACGATTCTTCGCGTCGAACGAGGGAGCCCCCGGCGTTCCGAACGTCGTCGTGATCTCGGAGAAGCTCTGGCGCTCTCGCTTCGCGAGCAGCCCGTCGGTGATCGGGCAAACTATCATGCTCGACGAGCGGCCGGCGACGATCATCGGCGTGGCGCCGAGCACGGCGAGCTATCCGCAGCCGAGCGATGTGTGGACACCGAAGGTGTATCAGCCGTCCGCGGACGCGAGCATGCGCGGCATGCACTCATTCTTCGCGCTCGCACGGGTGAAGCCGGGTGTCTCGATCGCGCGCGCGCGCGACGAGGTAAAAACGATCGCCAAGCGATTGGGAGAGCAATTCCCGCAACTGGACTCGGAGTTCGGCGCCGACGTGATGCCCATTCAGGAGCAGCTCGTCGGCAACCTGCGGCCCACGCTGTTCTCGCTGCTTGGCGCGGTTGCGTTCGTATTGCTGATCGCCTGCGCGAACGTCGCCAACTTGCTGCTGGTGCGCGCGTCCTCGCGCTCGAGTGAGATGGCGGTGCGGACCGCGCTCGGCGCCGGCACGTCGCGTATCGTGCGGCAGCTCGTGACCGAAAGTCTCCTGCTCTCACTCGCCGGCGCGGCGATTGGTGTCGCGCTCGCGACGTGGGCGGTGACCATACTCGTGAGCTTTGGTCCGCGCCTCCTGCCTCGCCTGCAGGATGTATCGGTGAATGGACGCGCGCTCGGCGTGACGGCGCTCGTCGCCGTCGTCACGGGCATCGTGTTCGGGCTCGTACCGGCGCTCTATACCGCGCGGCCCGACATCGCGTCGATGCTGCGCGAGAGCGTTCGCGGCTCGAGCAAGGGCGGCGTGCATCGCATGCGAAGCGCCCTCGTCGTCGCCGAATTGGCGCTGGCCGTCGTGCTGCTCGTTGGCGCGGGCTTGCTCATCAAGAGTTTTGTAACACTGCTGCACGTCGACCTGGGTTTCCGCACCGAGAACGTGGTGACGTTCGATCTGCCGCTGCCGCCGGCGAAGTACGCCACGGATGCCTCGCGCATCGCGATCGCGAACGACGTGATGGCGCGCATCCGCGCGCTTCCGGGAACGCAGGCGATCGGCGTCACGGCGGGGCGCCCGCTCGCCCGCTCGCTGACGATGACGAACTTCGACGTCGTCGGCGAGCCGGTGAAGGACCCTATGCACCGTACCATCACGGAAGTGCACGCGACGTCGCCGGCGTTCTTCGACGCGATGGGCATGACGCTGAAGCAGGGACGCTTCTTCACCGAGGCGGAAAATCGTCGCGATGCGCCCGGCGCGCTCGTGGTGAACGCGGAGTTCGCGCGCGCCTACTTCGGAAGGGTGAGCCCGGTCGGAAAGCACATCATCCTCGGCATCGGCTACAACGAGCCGCTGACACCGGGCGACACCAATGGCGTGACCGGCGAGATCGTCGGCATCGTCGGCGACGTGAAGCAGCGCGGGTTGTCGACCGACGCGTTTCCGGAAGTCTACGTTCCATTCAACGCGCTTCCGGGCGGGCTCGTGTCGGTCGTCGTGCGTACGCAGGCGCAAGCGAACACGCTGGAGGCGGCCGTGCGCAGACAGGTCGCGCAGATCGATCCGCGCCTGCCGGTCGTGGGCATGAACACGATGTCGCACGTCGTGGCCGATTCCGTCGCGCAGCCGCGCTTCTACATGCTGCTGCTCTCCGCGTTCGCGATCATCGCGCTCGCGCTGGCGGCGATCGGGATTTACGGTGTGATCTCGTACACCGTCGCGCAGCGCGCGCGCGAGATCGGCATTCGCATCGCGCTCGGCGCGAGTCGGGAGCGCGTGCTCCGGCTCGTGCTCGGCGAAGGGCTTACGCTCACCGTGCTCGGCGTGGGGCTTGGGCTCGCCGCGGCGTTCGCGTTGACGCGTCTCATTCGCAGCATGTTGTTCGGCGTGCAGGCCGTTGACGTGCTGACGTTCGTGGCGGTGGCGTTGTCGCTGGTGGTGGTGGCGTTGCTGGCGAGCTGGCTGCCGGCGCGACGGGCGGCGGCGGTGGATCCGCTGGTGGCGATGCGGGTGGAGTGA
- a CDS encoding glutathionylspermidine synthase family protein encodes MKRIVCEPRANWRETVEARGLKWHTGAEPYWSESAYYQFTTDEIDAVERATNELHERCLEAVQHVIDEERYAELKIPEHAIPLIEQSWEDEPPSIYGRFDLAYGSGGPPVMLEYNADTPTSLLEASVIQWDWLEQCHSGADQFNSLHERLVAVWREMIPYLTSRSALGPLVHFSSMDDVEDGMTAAYLAETAVQAGLRAQLVGISDIGWDPDAREFADLSNETIDTLFKLYPWEWLVHEPFAQHIPRTKTRFIEPAWKMVLSNKGILAILWDLFPGHANLLPAYLDEPHGMFEYVKKPLLSREGANVTVHTMKEHLESTGEYGAEGYVFQQLAPIPELDGKRPVLGSWIIGQEAGGLGVREADGWVTGNTSRFVPHLFR; translated from the coding sequence ATGAAACGCATCGTCTGTGAACCGCGCGCGAACTGGCGCGAGACCGTCGAGGCGCGGGGCCTCAAGTGGCATACGGGCGCCGAGCCGTACTGGAGTGAGTCGGCGTACTATCAATTCACCACCGACGAGATCGACGCCGTCGAACGCGCGACGAACGAATTGCACGAGCGCTGCCTCGAGGCGGTGCAGCACGTCATCGACGAAGAGCGGTACGCCGAGCTCAAGATCCCCGAGCACGCAATTCCGCTCATCGAGCAGTCGTGGGAAGACGAGCCGCCGTCGATCTACGGGCGCTTTGATCTGGCGTACGGCTCCGGCGGTCCTCCCGTCATGCTCGAGTACAACGCCGACACGCCGACCTCGCTGCTCGAAGCCTCGGTGATTCAGTGGGACTGGCTCGAGCAGTGTCATTCGGGCGCCGATCAATTCAATTCGCTGCACGAACGATTGGTCGCGGTGTGGCGTGAGATGATTCCGTATCTGACGTCACGCAGCGCGCTCGGTCCGCTCGTCCATTTCTCGTCGATGGACGACGTCGAAGACGGAATGACCGCGGCGTATCTCGCCGAGACGGCGGTGCAGGCGGGATTGCGCGCGCAGCTCGTAGGCATCAGCGACATCGGCTGGGATCCGGACGCGCGCGAGTTCGCCGACCTGTCGAACGAGACGATCGACACGCTGTTCAAGCTCTACCCGTGGGAATGGCTCGTCCACGAACCGTTCGCGCAGCACATTCCACGGACGAAGACGCGCTTCATCGAGCCGGCGTGGAAGATGGTCCTGTCGAACAAGGGCATTCTCGCGATTCTGTGGGATCTGTTTCCGGGCCACGCGAATCTCTTACCCGCGTATCTCGACGAGCCGCACGGCATGTTCGAGTATGTGAAAAAGCCGCTGCTGTCGCGCGAAGGCGCGAACGTCACGGTGCACACGATGAAGGAGCATCTCGAGTCGACGGGTGAGTATGGCGCCGAGGGCTACGTGTTTCAGCAGCTCGCGCCGATTCCCGAGCTCGACGGCAAGCGTCCGGTGCTCGGCAGCTGGATCATCGGGCAGGAGGCCGGGGGCCTGGGTGTACGCGAGGCGGATGGCTGGGTGACGGGCAATACGTCGCGCTTTGTGCCGCATCTTTTTCGGTAG